In Melospiza melodia melodia isolate bMelMel2 chromosome 11, bMelMel2.pri, whole genome shotgun sequence, the following proteins share a genomic window:
- the HOOK1 gene encoding protein Hook homolog 1 isoform X1: MEAKPADPQLCDSLILWLQTFNTAAPCRDVQDLTNGVAMAQVLHQIDVAWFDASWLSRIKEDVGDNWRIKSSNLKKILQGIMDYYHEFLGQQIAEELIPDLTRISENSDPTELGRLLQLILGCAVNCEKKQEHIQNIMTLEESVQHVVMTAIQELMSKEVTSASPCDASSEVEQQLKKALEDLEEARAEKEELAQRCQELDLQVAALQDEKNSLMSENEIMNDRLEQLDDSLDDPNTMVAKKYFSAQLQLEQLQEENFRLEAAKDDYRVHCEDLEKQLIELQHRNNELTSLAEESRALKDENDILRATADKASKLESTVEVYRKKLQDLNDFRRQVKSLQETNMMYMHNTVSLEDELRKANAARAQLETYKKQVQELHNKLSEESKRADKLAFEMKRLEEKYEALMKEKERLIVQCDALRETNEELRCAQMQQDHLSQTGEKSHENLAAEILPVEYREMFIRLQHENKMLLLKQEGSENERIAELQEELEQKHRTVNELETEKRLNEERIGGLQQQIEDLQKTLQEQGSKTEGSSNLKQKLAAHMEKLNEVHDELQKKEADLAELQPDDSQNPQKIGELEAALRKKDEDMKAMEERYKMYLEKARNVIKTLDPKLNPASAEIMLLRKQILEKDKRIEALENEYKIAKLRDYEEKLIVTAWYNKSLSLQKLGMEARLVGSSGSCGAGPGRSFLAQQRHVTNTRRNLTVKVPDLIPCALSLPRSAVGEDWQPSALWSEDLRMRSCIECPVWKACPRGGEAIMEELVFLLAEAGHKSSFRY; the protein is encoded by the exons atggAGGCGAAACCGGCGGACCCGCAGCTCTGCGACAGCCTCATCCTCTGG CTGCAGACATTCAATACAGCTGCACCCTGCAGGGATGTCCAGGACCTGACTAACGGGGTTGCCATGGCTCAGGTGCTTCACCAAAT agaTGTTGCCTGGTTTGATGCATCTTGGCTCAGTCGCATCAAAGAAGATGTTGGTGACAACTGGAGAATAAAg TCCAGTAATTTGAAGAAGATACTGCAAGGAATTATGGACTACTACCATGAG ttcctgGGTCAGCAGATTGCAGAAGAGCTTATTCCAGACTTGACCCGGATATCTGAGAACTCAGATCCCACTGAACTGGGCAGGCTCCTGCAGCTTATTTTGGGTTGTGCAGTCAACTGTGAGAAGAAACAAG AGCACATACAGAATATCATGACCCTTGAAGAGTCTGTTCAGCACGTTGTCATGACAGCCATTCAAGAG CTCATGAGCAAGGAGGTAACAAGTGCTTCCCCATGTGATGCATCAAGTGAAGTGGAGCAGCAG CTTAAAAAAGCCTTGGAAGACCTTGAGGAAGCACGAGCAGAAAAAGAGGAGTTGGCACAAAGATGTCAAGAGCTGGATTTGCAG GTGGCTGCCctccaggatgagaaaaacagcttgatgTCAGAAAATGAGATTATGAATGACAGACTAGAGCAATTAGACGACTCTCTTGATGATCCAAATACCATGGTTGCAAAAAAGTATTTTAGTGCACAGTTGCAGCTGGAACAATTGCAAGAAGAAAACTTCAG GCTTGAAGCTGCAAAAGATGATTATCGTGTCCATTGTGAAGATCTAGAAAAGCAATTGATTGAGCTGCAACATAGAAACAATGAACTGACCTCTCTGGCAGAAGAATCAAGAGCCTTGAAAGATGAAAATGACATTCTTAG GGCCACTGCAGACAAGGCAAGCAAGCTGGAGTCGACAGTGGAGGTGTATCGGAAGAAGCTGCAGGACCTGAACGATTTCCGCAGGCAGGTCAAGTCCCTGCAGGAGACCAACATGATGTACATGCACAACACTGTCAGCCTGGAGGATGAGCTCCGGAAAGCCAACGCAGCCCGGGCCCAGCTGGAAACCTACAAGAAACAG GTCCAGGAGCTTCATAACAAACTGTCTGAAGAATCCAAAAGAGCTGATAAGCTGGCGTTTGAAATGAAGCGACTTGAAGAAAAATATGAAGctttaatgaaagaaaaagag AGACTGATAGTGCAGTGTGATGCATTAAGAGAGACCAATGAGGAGCTGCGGTGTGCACAGATGCAGCAGGATCACCTGAGTCAAACAG GTGAAAAAAGCCATGAGAATCTTGCTGCTGAAATTCTGCCAGTGGAATATAG GGAAATGTTTATTCGGCTGCAGCATGAAAATAAGATGCTCCTGCTGAAACAGGAGGGATCAGAAAATGAACGGATTGCTGAGCTCCAGGAAGAGCTGGAGCAGAAGCACCGGACAGTGAACGAGCTGGAAACTGAGAAAAG GCTCAATGAAGAGCGTATCGGAGGATTACAGCAGCAGATTGAAGATCTGCAAAAGACTTTACAGGAGCAGGGATCCAAGACTGAAGGA TCCAGCAACCTGAAGCAGAAATTGGCAGCACACAT GGAAAAGTTGAATGAGGTTCATGATGAGTTACAGAAGAAGGAGGCTGATCttgcagagctccagcctgatgaCAGTCAGAACC CCCAGAAGATTGGAGAGCTGGAAGCAGCTTTACGAAAAAAAGATGAGGATATGAAAGCAATGGAAGAAAGATATAAAATGTACCTTGAAAAAGCAAGGAAT GTGATAAAAACCTTAGACCCCAAGCTAAATCCAGCATCAGCAGAAATTATGTTGCTCAGAAAACAGATActggaaaaagacaaaagaattGAAGCACTAGAG AATGAATACAAAATAGCCAAGCTACGTGACTATGAGGAAAAGCTGATTGTAACTGCATGGTACAACAAG AGCCTGAGTCTGCAGAAGCTGGGCATGGAAGCCAGGCTGgtgggcagcagtggcagctgcggggccgggcccggccgcTCCTTCCTGGCGCAGCAGCGTCACGTCACCAACACCAGGAGGAACCTCACTGTTAAAGTACCAG ATCTCATTCCCTGTGCACTATCCCTGCCCAGAAGTgctgttggagaagactggcagcCTTCAGCCCTCTGGAGTGAAGATctgaggatgaggagctgcaTTGAATGCCCAGTGTGGAAGGCCTGTCCCAGAGGGGGTGAAGCCATTATGGAAGAACTGGTTTTCCTGCTTGCTGAGGCTGGACATAAAAGCAGTTTCAGAT
- the HOOK1 gene encoding protein Hook homolog 1 isoform X2, producing the protein MEAKPADPQLCDSLILWLQTFNTAAPCRDVQDLTNGVAMAQVLHQIDVAWFDASWLSRIKEDVGDNWRIKSSNLKKILQGIMDYYHEFLGQQIAEELIPDLTRISENSDPTELGRLLQLILGCAVNCEKKQEHIQNIMTLEESVQHVVMTAIQELMSKEVTSASPCDASSEVEQQLKKALEDLEEARAEKEELAQRCQELDLQVAALQDEKNSLMSENEIMNDRLEQLDDSLDDPNTMVAKKYFSAQLQLEQLQEENFRLEAAKDDYRVHCEDLEKQLIELQHRNNELTSLAEESRALKDENDILRATADKASKLESTVEVYRKKLQDLNDFRRQVKSLQETNMMYMHNTVSLEDELRKANAARAQLETYKKQVQELHNKLSEESKRADKLAFEMKRLEEKYEALMKEKERLIVQCDALRETNEELRCAQMQQDHLSQTGEKSHENLAAEILPVEYREMFIRLQHENKMLLLKQEGSENERIAELQEELEQKHRTVNELETEKRLNEERIGGLQQQIEDLQKTLQEQGSKTEGSSNLKQKLAAHMEKLNEVHDELQKKEADLAELQPDDSQNPQKIGELEAALRKKDEDMKAMEERYKMYLEKARNVIKTLDPKLNPASAEIMLLRKQILEKDKRIEALENEYKIAKLRDYEEKLIVTAWYNKSLSLQKLGMEARLVGSSGSCGAGPGRSFLAQQRHVTNTRRNLTVKVPGATSD; encoded by the exons atggAGGCGAAACCGGCGGACCCGCAGCTCTGCGACAGCCTCATCCTCTGG CTGCAGACATTCAATACAGCTGCACCCTGCAGGGATGTCCAGGACCTGACTAACGGGGTTGCCATGGCTCAGGTGCTTCACCAAAT agaTGTTGCCTGGTTTGATGCATCTTGGCTCAGTCGCATCAAAGAAGATGTTGGTGACAACTGGAGAATAAAg TCCAGTAATTTGAAGAAGATACTGCAAGGAATTATGGACTACTACCATGAG ttcctgGGTCAGCAGATTGCAGAAGAGCTTATTCCAGACTTGACCCGGATATCTGAGAACTCAGATCCCACTGAACTGGGCAGGCTCCTGCAGCTTATTTTGGGTTGTGCAGTCAACTGTGAGAAGAAACAAG AGCACATACAGAATATCATGACCCTTGAAGAGTCTGTTCAGCACGTTGTCATGACAGCCATTCAAGAG CTCATGAGCAAGGAGGTAACAAGTGCTTCCCCATGTGATGCATCAAGTGAAGTGGAGCAGCAG CTTAAAAAAGCCTTGGAAGACCTTGAGGAAGCACGAGCAGAAAAAGAGGAGTTGGCACAAAGATGTCAAGAGCTGGATTTGCAG GTGGCTGCCctccaggatgagaaaaacagcttgatgTCAGAAAATGAGATTATGAATGACAGACTAGAGCAATTAGACGACTCTCTTGATGATCCAAATACCATGGTTGCAAAAAAGTATTTTAGTGCACAGTTGCAGCTGGAACAATTGCAAGAAGAAAACTTCAG GCTTGAAGCTGCAAAAGATGATTATCGTGTCCATTGTGAAGATCTAGAAAAGCAATTGATTGAGCTGCAACATAGAAACAATGAACTGACCTCTCTGGCAGAAGAATCAAGAGCCTTGAAAGATGAAAATGACATTCTTAG GGCCACTGCAGACAAGGCAAGCAAGCTGGAGTCGACAGTGGAGGTGTATCGGAAGAAGCTGCAGGACCTGAACGATTTCCGCAGGCAGGTCAAGTCCCTGCAGGAGACCAACATGATGTACATGCACAACACTGTCAGCCTGGAGGATGAGCTCCGGAAAGCCAACGCAGCCCGGGCCCAGCTGGAAACCTACAAGAAACAG GTCCAGGAGCTTCATAACAAACTGTCTGAAGAATCCAAAAGAGCTGATAAGCTGGCGTTTGAAATGAAGCGACTTGAAGAAAAATATGAAGctttaatgaaagaaaaagag AGACTGATAGTGCAGTGTGATGCATTAAGAGAGACCAATGAGGAGCTGCGGTGTGCACAGATGCAGCAGGATCACCTGAGTCAAACAG GTGAAAAAAGCCATGAGAATCTTGCTGCTGAAATTCTGCCAGTGGAATATAG GGAAATGTTTATTCGGCTGCAGCATGAAAATAAGATGCTCCTGCTGAAACAGGAGGGATCAGAAAATGAACGGATTGCTGAGCTCCAGGAAGAGCTGGAGCAGAAGCACCGGACAGTGAACGAGCTGGAAACTGAGAAAAG GCTCAATGAAGAGCGTATCGGAGGATTACAGCAGCAGATTGAAGATCTGCAAAAGACTTTACAGGAGCAGGGATCCAAGACTGAAGGA TCCAGCAACCTGAAGCAGAAATTGGCAGCACACAT GGAAAAGTTGAATGAGGTTCATGATGAGTTACAGAAGAAGGAGGCTGATCttgcagagctccagcctgatgaCAGTCAGAACC CCCAGAAGATTGGAGAGCTGGAAGCAGCTTTACGAAAAAAAGATGAGGATATGAAAGCAATGGAAGAAAGATATAAAATGTACCTTGAAAAAGCAAGGAAT GTGATAAAAACCTTAGACCCCAAGCTAAATCCAGCATCAGCAGAAATTATGTTGCTCAGAAAACAGATActggaaaaagacaaaagaattGAAGCACTAGAG AATGAATACAAAATAGCCAAGCTACGTGACTATGAGGAAAAGCTGATTGTAACTGCATGGTACAACAAG AGCCTGAGTCTGCAGAAGCTGGGCATGGAAGCCAGGCTGgtgggcagcagtggcagctgcggggccgggcccggccgcTCCTTCCTGGCGCAGCAGCGTCACGTCACCAACACCAGGAGGAACCTCACTGTTAAAGTACCAGGTGCAACATCTGATTAA
- the HOOK1 gene encoding protein Hook homolog 1 isoform X3, which translates to MHQVKWSSSLKKPWKTLRKHEQKKRSWHKDVKSWICRSQSSLIFSKSIRKVAALQDEKNSLMSENEIMNDRLEQLDDSLDDPNTMVAKKYFSAQLQLEQLQEENFRLEAAKDDYRVHCEDLEKQLIELQHRNNELTSLAEESRALKDENDILRATADKASKLESTVEVYRKKLQDLNDFRRQVKSLQETNMMYMHNTVSLEDELRKANAARAQLETYKKQVQELHNKLSEESKRADKLAFEMKRLEEKYEALMKEKERLIVQCDALRETNEELRCAQMQQDHLSQTGEKSHENLAAEILPVEYREMFIRLQHENKMLLLKQEGSENERIAELQEELEQKHRTVNELETEKRLNEERIGGLQQQIEDLQKTLQEQGSKTEGSSNLKQKLAAHMEKLNEVHDELQKKEADLAELQPDDSQNPQKIGELEAALRKKDEDMKAMEERYKMYLEKARNVIKTLDPKLNPASAEIMLLRKQILEKDKRIEALENEYKIAKLRDYEEKLIVTAWYNKSLSLQKLGMEARLVGSSGSCGAGPGRSFLAQQRHVTNTRRNLTVKVPDLIPCALSLPRSAVGEDWQPSALWSEDLRMRSCIECPVWKACPRGGEAIMEELVFLLAEAGHKSSFRY; encoded by the exons ATGCATCAAGTGAAGTGGAGCAGCAG CTTAAAAAAGCCTTGGAAGACCTTGAGGAAGCACGAGCAGAAAAAGAGGAGTTGGCACAAAGATGTCAAGAGCTGGATTTGCAG GTCTCAGTCTTCCTTGATATTTTCCAAGAGTATAAGAAAG GTGGCTGCCctccaggatgagaaaaacagcttgatgTCAGAAAATGAGATTATGAATGACAGACTAGAGCAATTAGACGACTCTCTTGATGATCCAAATACCATGGTTGCAAAAAAGTATTTTAGTGCACAGTTGCAGCTGGAACAATTGCAAGAAGAAAACTTCAG GCTTGAAGCTGCAAAAGATGATTATCGTGTCCATTGTGAAGATCTAGAAAAGCAATTGATTGAGCTGCAACATAGAAACAATGAACTGACCTCTCTGGCAGAAGAATCAAGAGCCTTGAAAGATGAAAATGACATTCTTAG GGCCACTGCAGACAAGGCAAGCAAGCTGGAGTCGACAGTGGAGGTGTATCGGAAGAAGCTGCAGGACCTGAACGATTTCCGCAGGCAGGTCAAGTCCCTGCAGGAGACCAACATGATGTACATGCACAACACTGTCAGCCTGGAGGATGAGCTCCGGAAAGCCAACGCAGCCCGGGCCCAGCTGGAAACCTACAAGAAACAG GTCCAGGAGCTTCATAACAAACTGTCTGAAGAATCCAAAAGAGCTGATAAGCTGGCGTTTGAAATGAAGCGACTTGAAGAAAAATATGAAGctttaatgaaagaaaaagag AGACTGATAGTGCAGTGTGATGCATTAAGAGAGACCAATGAGGAGCTGCGGTGTGCACAGATGCAGCAGGATCACCTGAGTCAAACAG GTGAAAAAAGCCATGAGAATCTTGCTGCTGAAATTCTGCCAGTGGAATATAG GGAAATGTTTATTCGGCTGCAGCATGAAAATAAGATGCTCCTGCTGAAACAGGAGGGATCAGAAAATGAACGGATTGCTGAGCTCCAGGAAGAGCTGGAGCAGAAGCACCGGACAGTGAACGAGCTGGAAACTGAGAAAAG GCTCAATGAAGAGCGTATCGGAGGATTACAGCAGCAGATTGAAGATCTGCAAAAGACTTTACAGGAGCAGGGATCCAAGACTGAAGGA TCCAGCAACCTGAAGCAGAAATTGGCAGCACACAT GGAAAAGTTGAATGAGGTTCATGATGAGTTACAGAAGAAGGAGGCTGATCttgcagagctccagcctgatgaCAGTCAGAACC CCCAGAAGATTGGAGAGCTGGAAGCAGCTTTACGAAAAAAAGATGAGGATATGAAAGCAATGGAAGAAAGATATAAAATGTACCTTGAAAAAGCAAGGAAT GTGATAAAAACCTTAGACCCCAAGCTAAATCCAGCATCAGCAGAAATTATGTTGCTCAGAAAACAGATActggaaaaagacaaaagaattGAAGCACTAGAG AATGAATACAAAATAGCCAAGCTACGTGACTATGAGGAAAAGCTGATTGTAACTGCATGGTACAACAAG AGCCTGAGTCTGCAGAAGCTGGGCATGGAAGCCAGGCTGgtgggcagcagtggcagctgcggggccgggcccggccgcTCCTTCCTGGCGCAGCAGCGTCACGTCACCAACACCAGGAGGAACCTCACTGTTAAAGTACCAG ATCTCATTCCCTGTGCACTATCCCTGCCCAGAAGTgctgttggagaagactggcagcCTTCAGCCCTCTGGAGTGAAGATctgaggatgaggagctgcaTTGAATGCCCAGTGTGGAAGGCCTGTCCCAGAGGGGGTGAAGCCATTATGGAAGAACTGGTTTTCCTGCTTGCTGAGGCTGGACATAAAAGCAGTTTCAGAT